A single region of the Demequina sp. genome encodes:
- a CDS encoding sulfate ABC transporter permease subunit, whose protein sequence is MVLYLLALVVVPVALVFWNAFRDGLAPVIEALTDPVVVHALQLTLVAALWSVVLNAVFGVAVAILLVRYEFPGKRLLNSLIDLPLSVSPVVVGLSLVIVYNVRDGWFGAPLAAAGIQVLFSLPGIILATTFISMPLVVREVVPVLQEQGTDQEQAARSLGAGGWTTFRRITLPGIRWGVIYGVVLCFARSIGEFGAVKIVSGNLTGRTQTATLAVEQLYQNFNQAQAFTVAAVLAGAAIIIISVVAALRVRVERRGA, encoded by the coding sequence GTGGTCCTCTATCTCCTCGCCTTGGTCGTGGTGCCGGTTGCGCTGGTGTTCTGGAATGCGTTCCGCGACGGGCTCGCGCCCGTGATCGAGGCGCTCACGGATCCCGTCGTGGTGCACGCGCTACAGCTGACGCTCGTGGCGGCGCTGTGGTCCGTGGTGCTGAACGCCGTGTTCGGCGTGGCCGTGGCGATCCTGCTGGTGCGCTACGAGTTCCCTGGTAAACGCCTGTTGAACTCGCTCATCGACTTGCCGCTGTCGGTGTCGCCCGTCGTCGTTGGCCTGTCGCTCGTGATCGTCTACAACGTGCGCGACGGATGGTTCGGGGCGCCGCTCGCGGCGGCCGGGATCCAGGTGCTGTTCTCGCTTCCCGGCATCATCCTCGCCACCACCTTCATCTCGATGCCCCTCGTAGTGCGCGAGGTGGTTCCCGTGCTGCAGGAGCAGGGCACCGACCAGGAGCAGGCGGCGCGGTCGCTCGGCGCGGGAGGGTGGACCACGTTCCGCCGCATCACCCTTCCGGGCATCCGCTGGGGCGTCATCTACGGCGTGGTGTTGTGCTTCGCGCGCTCCATCGGTGAGTTCGGCGCCGTCAAGATCGTCTCCGGCAACCTCACCGGCCGCACGCAGACCGCGACGCTCGCGGTGGAGCAGCTGTATCAGAACTTCAATCAGGCGCAGGCGTTCACCGTCGCCGCGGTCCTCGCGGGCGCCGCCATCATCATCATTTCGGTTGTCGCCGCACTTCGCGTGCGCGTGGAGAGGAGAGGCGCATGA
- a CDS encoding sulfate ABC transporter substrate-binding protein, whose protein sequence is MNKKARAGWLAGVAVVVSMGLAACSSASADPDASGGSDGPNTELSIVAYSVAQAPNQAVQAAFAKTDEGKGVTWVESYGASGDQSRAVESGLKADYVHFSLSSDVTRLVDAGLVADDWDQGATHGIVTSSVVVFVVRPGNPKNIQSWDDLIKPGVQVITPNPGSSGSARWNILAAWGSVIANGGSEEAAKTYTTALFNNVVSLPGSGREATSAFIAGTGDVLLSYENEAIAARQSGADIDYVVPDTTLRIDNPGTVTKDADPKAKAFLDFVLTPEAQAIYASFGYRPVVDGVTLPEIEGANDPANPFPTPSKLQTIDDFGGWGEAKKKYFDEDTGIITVIQVDTGKSS, encoded by the coding sequence ATGAACAAGAAGGCACGAGCAGGGTGGTTGGCAGGTGTAGCGGTGGTCGTATCGATGGGCCTCGCGGCCTGCAGCTCGGCCTCAGCTGACCCGGACGCGTCTGGTGGGTCCGACGGTCCGAACACCGAGCTCTCCATCGTCGCCTATTCGGTGGCACAGGCCCCTAACCAGGCAGTTCAGGCCGCGTTCGCGAAGACGGACGAGGGCAAGGGCGTGACCTGGGTCGAGTCCTACGGCGCCTCCGGCGACCAGAGCCGCGCGGTCGAGTCCGGCCTCAAGGCCGACTACGTCCACTTCTCGCTGAGCAGCGACGTGACGCGGCTCGTTGACGCGGGCCTCGTCGCGGACGACTGGGACCAGGGAGCGACGCACGGGATTGTCACCTCGTCCGTTGTGGTGTTCGTGGTTCGCCCCGGCAACCCCAAGAACATCCAGAGCTGGGACGACCTCATCAAGCCCGGCGTCCAGGTCATCACGCCCAACCCCGGCTCCTCGGGCTCCGCGCGCTGGAACATCCTCGCAGCGTGGGGCTCCGTGATCGCCAACGGCGGCTCCGAAGAGGCCGCGAAGACGTACACGACCGCGCTGTTCAACAATGTCGTGTCGTTGCCCGGTTCTGGACGTGAGGCCACCTCGGCGTTCATCGCCGGCACGGGCGACGTGCTCCTGAGCTACGAGAACGAGGCGATCGCGGCCCGCCAGAGCGGCGCCGACATCGACTACGTGGTCCCGGACACGACGCTGCGCATCGACAACCCCGGCACCGTCACCAAGGACGCCGATCCCAAGGCCAAGGCGTTCCTCGACTTCGTCCTCACCCCTGAGGCGCAGGCGATCTACGCGAGCTTCGGCTACCGGCCCGTGGTTGACGGCGTGACGCTCCCCGAGATCGAGGGCGCGAACGACCCGGCCAACCCGTTCCCCACGCCGTCCAAGCTGCAGACCATCGATGACTTCGGTGGCTGGGGCGAGGCAAAGAAGAAGTACTTCGACGAGGACACCGGCATCATCACGGTCATTCAGGTGGACACAGGAAAGTCTTCGTGA
- a CDS encoding ribonuclease E inhibitor RraB, which translates to MGFLDRFKRDRAMTEAELDEPSQVDGILYRDLQVVGAMAEQGADLRAPRHTTFYLYFSSEEAAEAAARDARLEWMRVSTPGPNREYHDAHPEEPLAWPVIVDSHGRALIPDFLRDTTAACRAIALEYGGEFDGWEAGVDEE; encoded by the coding sequence ATGGGGTTCCTTGATCGGTTCAAGCGCGATCGCGCCATGACGGAGGCGGAGCTGGACGAGCCTTCGCAGGTGGACGGGATCCTTTACCGCGACCTGCAGGTGGTGGGCGCGATGGCCGAGCAGGGCGCGGACCTGCGCGCGCCCCGGCACACCACGTTCTACCTGTACTTCTCGTCAGAGGAGGCTGCAGAGGCCGCGGCGCGCGACGCGCGGCTCGAGTGGATGCGGGTGAGCACGCCGGGTCCCAACCGCGAGTACCACGATGCGCATCCGGAGGAACCGCTCGCATGGCCCGTGATCGTGGACTCGCACGGGCGCGCGCTGATACCGGACTTTCTGCGGGACACGACGGCCGCGTGCCGCGCCATCGCGCTCGAGTACGGCGGCGAGTTCGACGGCTGGGAGGCCGGGGTCGACGAGGAGTAG
- a CDS encoding zf-HC2 domain-containing protein, with translation MSDSYAEWDAAYVLGALEPGERRDFEAHLATCERCRASVAELASMPGLLTRAQPWFEETSGEVGPPSNLVSLVEAREARRRSKARRRVGFIAVGAAAVLALGIGIPLALTPAPPAPDAVVAMEAVASTPITASLTFDSVAWGTNISMTCDYPASAYPGTGGGTYSLVVTSTSGDTQSVGTWDAVPGKTIHLNAATSVPLDEIATVTMVDSSGTVLLSAPVTA, from the coding sequence ATGAGCGACTCCTACGCGGAATGGGATGCCGCCTACGTGCTCGGCGCGCTCGAGCCCGGCGAGCGCCGCGACTTCGAGGCCCACCTCGCCACGTGCGAGCGCTGCCGCGCGTCCGTGGCCGAACTCGCCTCCATGCCCGGCCTCCTGACGCGCGCCCAGCCGTGGTTCGAGGAGACGTCGGGCGAGGTTGGCCCGCCGTCCAACCTGGTGTCGCTCGTGGAGGCCAGGGAGGCGCGCCGGCGCTCCAAGGCCCGACGCCGGGTCGGCTTCATCGCCGTCGGCGCCGCAGCTGTGCTCGCCTTGGGCATCGGGATCCCCCTTGCCCTGACTCCGGCCCCGCCTGCGCCAGACGCCGTTGTGGCCATGGAGGCCGTGGCCTCGACGCCGATCACGGCGTCGCTGACCTTCGACTCTGTGGCGTGGGGGACGAACATCTCGATGACGTGCGACTACCCGGCGTCGGCGTATCCCGGCACCGGTGGCGGCACGTACTCGCTCGTGGTGACCTCGACGTCAGGGGACACGCAGTCCGTTGGCACCTGGGACGCCGTACCAGGAAAGACGATCCACCTGAATGCGGCGACGTCGGTGCCGCTCGACGAGATCGCGACCGTGACGATGGTGGACTCCTCGGGGACGGTGCTGCTGAGCGCGCCCGTCACGGCGTGA
- the cysT gene encoding sulfate ABC transporter permease subunit CysT, translating to MTAVSSEAKDAAPDGGRVLRGTPHSTLTRGAGLGLGVVVLWFSVLVLLPLAAVVAVAVNGGWEGFLNTLTNPQTAAAIELTVLTSLAVAVLNVIMGTLIAWVLVRERFRGSRLLEVVIDVPFALPTIVAGLVLLALYGPGSPIHVNVANTRPAVFLAFAFVTLPFVVRSVQPVLEQLDREAEQAAHSLGASAGVTFRRIVLPALIPAIAAGGALSFARGVSEYGSLVLLSGNLALRTEVTSVRMLTYVENGNLAAASVVATVLLFVALVVLVLIDLLQRWLVRRG from the coding sequence GTGACAGCAGTCTCATCCGAGGCGAAGGACGCGGCTCCCGACGGGGGTCGCGTCCTTCGTGGGACGCCCCACAGCACCCTGACGCGCGGCGCCGGGCTCGGGCTCGGCGTCGTGGTGCTGTGGTTCTCCGTGCTCGTGCTGCTGCCCTTGGCGGCGGTGGTAGCGGTGGCCGTGAACGGCGGTTGGGAGGGGTTCCTCAACACGTTGACGAACCCGCAGACGGCGGCGGCCATCGAGCTGACCGTGCTGACCTCGCTGGCGGTGGCGGTGCTCAACGTGATCATGGGAACGCTCATCGCGTGGGTGCTCGTGCGCGAGCGCTTCCGCGGATCGCGCCTGCTGGAAGTGGTGATCGACGTCCCGTTCGCGCTGCCGACGATCGTGGCCGGCCTGGTGCTGCTCGCGCTGTACGGGCCGGGTTCGCCCATCCACGTCAACGTGGCGAACACGCGGCCCGCGGTCTTCCTGGCCTTCGCGTTCGTGACGCTACCGTTCGTGGTCAGGTCCGTGCAGCCCGTGCTCGAGCAGCTCGATCGCGAAGCCGAGCAGGCAGCTCACTCGCTGGGAGCGTCGGCCGGGGTGACGTTCCGCCGGATCGTGCTGCCCGCGCTCATTCCGGCGATCGCCGCGGGTGGCGCGCTGTCCTTCGCGCGCGGCGTCTCCGAGTACGGGTCGCTCGTGCTGCTGTCCGGGAACCTTGCGCTGCGCACCGAGGTGACGTCGGTGCGGATGCTCACCTATGTCGAGAACGGCAACCTCGCCGCCGCGTCGGTGGTGGCGACCGTGCTGCTGTTCGTCGCGCTCGTGGTGCTCGTGCTCATCGACCTCCTTCAGCGCTGGCTGGTGCGGCGTGGGTAG
- a CDS encoding TM2 domain-containing protein, protein MTTGYGAPLPPKTAGNAYAWMLFTLIGLAGFQHFYLGKTGRGVLWLLTFGVFGIGTLVDLFTLPGQVRQVNAQRAVGIS, encoded by the coding sequence ATGACGACTGGATACGGCGCCCCGCTGCCGCCGAAGACCGCAGGCAACGCGTACGCATGGATGCTGTTCACGCTGATCGGGCTCGCTGGTTTCCAGCACTTCTACCTGGGCAAGACTGGCCGCGGAGTTCTGTGGCTGCTCACGTTCGGGGTGTTCGGGATCGGGACGCTCGTGGACCTCTTCACGCTCCCGGGCCAGGTGCGCCAGGTCAACGCGCAGCGCGCGGTGGGAATCAGTTAG
- a CDS encoding sulfate ABC transporter ATP-binding protein encodes MSIVVSGVTKRFGSFVALDDVSLEIPAGRLTALLGPSGGGKSTLLRVIAGLETADAGSVNIEGTEATNLPPQKRNVGFVFQHYAAFKHMTVARNIAFGLEIRKRPRAEIDARVDELLKLVHLQQFAERLPSQLSGGQRQRMALARALAVEPSVLLLDEPFGALDAQVRKELRQWLRRLHDEVHVTTVFVTHDQEEALEVADDIVVINGGRVEQAGTPDEIYDAPASEFVMRFLGPTTVFGGSVVRPHDLDVFSIAVRDATKAEVTDVQRVGHEVRLIARAEGASGSGEASETGVNLTRAHFRDLEVGVGDTVWLRLAPGASHIATEPSR; translated from the coding sequence ATGAGCATCGTTGTCAGCGGCGTCACCAAGCGCTTCGGGTCCTTCGTCGCCCTCGACGACGTGTCCCTCGAGATCCCTGCCGGTCGGCTGACCGCGCTCCTTGGACCCTCCGGCGGCGGCAAGTCCACACTGCTGCGCGTCATCGCGGGCCTCGAGACCGCGGACGCCGGGTCCGTCAACATCGAGGGGACCGAGGCCACCAACCTGCCGCCGCAGAAGCGCAACGTGGGCTTCGTGTTCCAGCACTACGCGGCGTTCAAGCACATGACTGTGGCGCGCAACATCGCGTTCGGCCTGGAGATCCGCAAGAGGCCGCGCGCGGAGATCGATGCGCGGGTCGACGAGCTGCTGAAGCTGGTGCACCTGCAGCAGTTCGCGGAGCGGTTGCCCTCGCAGCTGAGCGGTGGGCAGCGCCAGCGCATGGCGCTGGCGCGAGCACTCGCCGTGGAGCCCTCCGTGCTGCTGCTCGATGAGCCGTTCGGGGCCTTGGATGCGCAGGTCCGCAAGGAGCTGCGCCAGTGGCTGCGCCGCCTCCACGACGAGGTCCACGTCACGACCGTGTTCGTGACCCATGACCAAGAGGAGGCGCTCGAGGTCGCCGACGACATCGTCGTGATCAACGGCGGCCGCGTGGAGCAGGCCGGCACCCCGGACGAGATCTACGACGCCCCCGCGAGCGAGTTCGTGATGCGGTTCCTGGGCCCGACCACCGTCTTCGGCGGCTCCGTTGTGCGTCCCCACGACCTCGACGTGTTCTCGATCGCGGTTCGGGACGCCACGAAGGCGGAGGTCACCGACGTGCAGCGAGTGGGGCACGAGGTGAGGCTCATTGCCAGGGCGGAAGGAGCGTCGGGCAGCGGCGAGGCGAGCGAAACCGGCGTGAACCTCACGCGCGCCCACTTCCGCGACCTCGAGGTTGGCGTCGGCGACACGGTGTGGCTGCGGCTGGCGCCGGGCGCCTCCCATATCGCTACCGAACCAAGCCGATAG
- a CDS encoding GNAT family N-acetyltransferase, producing the protein MLIRNYRPQDRADCFDVCIKTGRAGQDATGIYSDDDLIPEIFCGPYVDLEPDLALVVDDGERVIGYAFGTADTRAFVERYRAAVLPGFAKRFGDLEGKSADEREMTELGLNPDRMIAPHLDEYPAHLHIDLLPQARGQGVGRRLIETLLDAFAARGATGVHLDMDPANADAGAFYARLGFHVLNPGDEDTVRFAMRLPRVSVA; encoded by the coding sequence ATGCTGATTCGGAACTATCGACCTCAGGACCGAGCCGACTGCTTCGACGTATGCATCAAGACGGGCCGCGCGGGGCAGGACGCCACGGGAATCTACAGCGATGACGATCTGATCCCCGAGATCTTCTGCGGACCCTATGTGGATCTCGAACCGGACTTGGCCCTCGTGGTCGACGATGGCGAGCGCGTGATCGGTTACGCCTTCGGCACCGCAGACACGCGAGCCTTCGTCGAGCGCTATCGCGCCGCCGTGCTCCCAGGATTCGCCAAGCGATTCGGAGACCTGGAGGGGAAGAGCGCAGACGAGCGCGAGATGACCGAGTTGGGTCTCAACCCCGACCGCATGATCGCCCCTCACCTTGACGAGTACCCCGCGCATCTGCACATCGACTTGCTTCCCCAAGCCCGGGGGCAGGGGGTCGGCCGCCGCCTGATCGAGACCCTGCTCGATGCATTCGCCGCGCGGGGTGCCACTGGCGTGCACCTCGACATGGATCCGGCAAACGCCGATGCCGGCGCCTTCTACGCACGCCTTGGGTTTCACGTGCTGAACCCTGGCGACGAGGACACGGTGAGATTCGCGATGCGCTTGCCGCGCGTGTCAGTCGCGTAA
- a CDS encoding sigma-70 family RNA polymerase sigma factor, whose translation MPVDKAQVLKELHDQHAAAVWRYAVRLTGNSTQADDVVQETLLRAWRTPRIMEQDPGSTRAWLMTVARNLVIDDARSAKSRHERASDTLPERAQGDGTNALFDALLVAEALAALTEDHRAVIIRAYYKGCTCAEVAAELGIAEGTVKSRLHYGLRALRLALQEKGVTR comes from the coding sequence ATGCCCGTCGACAAGGCGCAGGTCCTGAAGGAGCTGCACGATCAGCACGCCGCCGCGGTGTGGCGCTATGCGGTGCGCCTCACGGGCAACTCGACTCAGGCCGACGACGTGGTTCAGGAGACGCTCCTGCGCGCCTGGCGCACCCCGCGCATCATGGAGCAGGACCCGGGATCCACCCGCGCGTGGCTCATGACGGTTGCAAGAAATCTGGTGATCGACGACGCCCGGAGCGCCAAGAGCCGCCATGAGCGAGCGTCGGACACCCTGCCGGAGCGCGCCCAAGGCGACGGAACCAACGCGCTGTTCGACGCCCTCCTCGTCGCCGAAGCCCTCGCGGCGCTGACGGAAGACCACCGCGCGGTCATCATCCGCGCCTACTACAAGGGCTGCACGTGCGCCGAGGTCGCCGCGGAGCTCGGCATCGCCGAGGGCACCGTGAAGTCTCGCCTCCACTACGGCCTGCGCGCCCTGCGACTCGCGCTTCAAGAGAAAGGAGTGACGCGATGA
- a CDS encoding NERD domain-containing protein: protein MTIAIAEWQHFGRRHASRADAVATKLASLASRDTRVFEDFDLGSGERPLDFLVISPASVFTVRLHEARGADIHINNYGMTVEGAGVPCLRQAKFDAERASRVLGARAGFDVPVRGCVVLLTAGHAPHIAYEHRPIGVSVLTPRDVPRWFRGHPAVLAASELTELWSAAAA from the coding sequence ATGACGATCGCGATCGCGGAGTGGCAGCATTTTGGGCGCCGTCATGCCAGCCGGGCCGACGCTGTAGCCACCAAGCTCGCCTCCCTCGCCTCTCGCGATACTCGGGTTTTCGAGGACTTCGATCTCGGCTCGGGCGAGCGCCCGCTCGACTTCCTTGTCATCTCGCCCGCCTCCGTTTTCACGGTTCGCCTTCACGAGGCCCGAGGCGCCGACATCCACATCAACAACTACGGCATGACCGTCGAGGGCGCCGGGGTTCCGTGCCTGCGCCAGGCCAAGTTCGACGCCGAGCGCGCGTCCCGCGTCCTTGGCGCCCGGGCGGGCTTCGACGTCCCCGTTCGCGGCTGCGTCGTGCTCCTCACGGCAGGGCACGCGCCTCACATCGCCTACGAGCACCGGCCCATCGGCGTCTCCGTGCTCACTCCGCGCGACGTGCCGCGCTGGTTCCGCGGGCACCCAGCCGTGCTGGCCGCGAGCGAGCTCACCGAGCTCTGGTCCGCAGCGGCCGCCTAG
- a CDS encoding Hsp20/alpha crystallin family protein, protein MTRELQRRPVPATSPWQSDFQRIVNQFFADAEAPLTGAFAPALDVEETDEGFTLHVELPGIDPADVEVSIEENVLTIAGERDFYSDKTADGFRRVERRFGTFHRAVRLPDRVDPDAVTASYADGLLTVAVPKSESAKPRRIQVEAK, encoded by the coding sequence ATGACACGCGAATTGCAGCGCCGTCCCGTTCCGGCCACGTCACCGTGGCAGAGCGACTTTCAGCGCATCGTCAACCAATTCTTCGCCGACGCGGAAGCGCCGCTGACGGGTGCGTTCGCACCCGCACTCGACGTCGAGGAGACCGACGAGGGTTTCACGCTCCACGTCGAACTCCCGGGCATCGACCCGGCGGACGTCGAGGTCTCGATCGAGGAGAACGTCCTCACGATCGCGGGCGAGCGCGACTTCTACTCGGACAAGACAGCGGACGGCTTCCGCCGCGTCGAGCGGCGCTTCGGCACCTTCCACCGTGCCGTGAGGCTCCCGGATCGAGTTGACCCGGACGCCGTCACCGCCAGCTACGCCGACGGCCTGCTGACGGTCGCGGTGCCGAAGTCCGAGTCGGCAAAGCCCCGGCGCATTCAGGTCGAGGCGAAGTAG
- a CDS encoding DUF2510 domain-containing protein yields MSWEPERPAASASLPVPGWYPDPSETDWERYWDGSAWTANVRDRHTKYAVGDAAWNPQPWDGVERRRGRGAARCDCSC; encoded by the coding sequence GTGAGCTGGGAGCCTGAGCGACCCGCGGCTTCGGCGAGCCTCCCCGTGCCGGGCTGGTACCCGGATCCGTCGGAGACCGACTGGGAGCGCTATTGGGATGGCTCCGCCTGGACAGCGAACGTGCGCGACCGCCACACCAAGTACGCCGTGGGGGACGCGGCGTGGAATCCGCAGCCGTGGGACGGGGTGGAGCGGCGCCGGGGGCGCGGGGCGGCTCGCTGCGACTGCTCGTGCTGA
- the glpK gene encoding glycerol kinase GlpK: protein MTTHVLALDQGTTSTRAMVFDHAGQSLASAQVEHRQFNPRPGWVEHDPGEIWDNARAVIARALAAASLTHRDLAAVGITNQRETTVVWSRVTGESVYPAIVWQDARSQALVDRLAGPDGVDRFRSTTGLPLATYFSATKLAWILENVEGARARAEAGELIFGTIDTWLVWNLTGGVDGGIHVTDVTNASRTLLMSLETLDWDDGLLEAFGVPRQMLPQIRSSSEVYGLASTRSLLDGVPIAGILGDQQAATFGQAAFDAGDTKCTYGTGNFVLVSTGERVVRSAHGLIATVGYRLGDAPARYALEGSVAVTGSLVQWLRDNLGAITSAADIEHVAATVADNGGVYFVPAFSGLFAPYWRPDARGAVVGLTHFANRGHLARAVLEATAYQTADVLEAVAADLGAGSGQLRVDGGMTANSLLMQFQADVLGLDVVRPAVPETTSLGAAYVAGLAVGYWSSLDELRANWREGVRWTPSMPRDEAARLLGEWRKAVTKTYGWVES, encoded by the coding sequence GTGACCACCCACGTTCTCGCGCTCGACCAAGGCACCACGTCGACGCGGGCGATGGTCTTCGACCACGCGGGACAGTCCCTCGCGAGCGCGCAGGTTGAGCACCGTCAGTTCAACCCACGGCCCGGCTGGGTGGAGCACGATCCCGGTGAGATCTGGGACAACGCTCGCGCCGTGATCGCGCGGGCGCTCGCGGCGGCCTCGCTCACGCATCGCGACCTCGCGGCCGTTGGCATCACAAATCAGCGCGAGACCACGGTGGTCTGGTCGCGCGTCACCGGCGAGAGTGTGTACCCGGCGATCGTGTGGCAGGACGCGCGGTCCCAGGCGCTCGTGGATCGCCTCGCGGGGCCCGACGGCGTTGACAGATTCCGCTCGACCACCGGTTTGCCTCTTGCCACCTACTTCTCGGCGACCAAGCTCGCGTGGATCCTGGAGAACGTCGAGGGAGCGCGGGCGCGGGCCGAGGCGGGGGAGCTGATCTTCGGGACCATCGACACGTGGCTCGTGTGGAACCTCACCGGCGGGGTGGACGGCGGGATTCACGTGACGGACGTGACCAACGCGTCGCGCACGCTGCTGATGTCACTCGAGACCCTCGACTGGGACGATGGGCTGCTCGAGGCGTTCGGCGTGCCGCGCCAGATGCTGCCCCAGATCCGCTCATCGTCCGAGGTATATGGCCTGGCAAGCACCCGTTCGCTGCTCGACGGCGTGCCGATCGCGGGCATCCTTGGGGACCAGCAGGCGGCGACGTTCGGGCAGGCCGCGTTCGACGCCGGCGACACCAAGTGCACGTACGGCACGGGCAACTTTGTGCTCGTCTCTACCGGGGAAAGGGTGGTGAGGTCCGCGCACGGCCTCATCGCGACCGTGGGCTACCGGCTGGGGGACGCGCCCGCGCGCTACGCGCTTGAGGGGTCCGTGGCGGTGACCGGCTCCCTGGTCCAGTGGCTGCGCGACAACCTTGGCGCGATCACCTCGGCCGCCGACATTGAGCACGTGGCCGCGACGGTTGCCGACAACGGCGGGGTTTACTTTGTGCCCGCCTTCTCCGGCCTGTTCGCCCCCTATTGGAGGCCCGACGCTCGGGGCGCCGTTGTTGGGCTCACTCACTTTGCGAATAGGGGCCACTTGGCACGGGCCGTGCTCGAGGCCACGGCGTACCAGACCGCGGACGTGCTCGAGGCGGTCGCGGCGGACCTGGGCGCCGGTTCCGGGCAACTGCGTGTGGACGGCGGGATGACGGCGAACTCGCTGCTCATGCAGTTCCAGGCCGACGTGCTGGGGCTCGACGTGGTGCGGCCCGCGGTGCCGGAGACCACGTCGCTTGGTGCCGCCTACGTGGCGGGGCTCGCGGTGGGGTACTGGTCCTCGCTCGACGAGCTGCGCGCCAACTGGCGCGAGGGCGTCCGCTGGACGCCGTCGATGCCGCGAGACGAGGCCGCGCGGCTGCTGGGCGAGTGGCGCAAGGCGGTCACGAAGACGTATGGGTGGGTTGAGTCCTAG
- a CDS encoding Rrf2 family transcriptional regulator, which translates to MHVSAKGDYAARAVTYLAGVYPERASAQVIADSYELPRKFLEAVLADLRRAAIVTAVRGADGGYALRRAPGEITVGEVLRAIDGPLADVHGLRPDEVTYPPALQHLQEVWVAARSAVRSVFDEVTLDQLVNGEFPEAIRVLFDSEDAWTPRLGPQVPSIPRGADPEWRI; encoded by the coding sequence ATGCACGTTTCAGCCAAGGGCGACTACGCCGCGCGCGCCGTCACCTACCTCGCGGGCGTGTACCCGGAGCGTGCGTCAGCTCAGGTCATCGCGGACTCGTATGAGTTGCCGCGCAAGTTCCTCGAGGCGGTGCTCGCGGACCTGCGCCGTGCGGCGATCGTCACGGCCGTGCGCGGGGCCGACGGCGGTTACGCCCTGCGCCGAGCGCCCGGTGAGATCACGGTTGGCGAGGTGCTGCGCGCAATAGACGGCCCGCTCGCTGACGTGCACGGGCTCCGGCCCGACGAGGTCACCTATCCGCCGGCGTTGCAGCACCTGCAGGAGGTGTGGGTCGCGGCGCGGTCGGCGGTGCGCTCGGTGTTCGACGAGGTCACCCTGGACCAGCTCGTCAACGGGGAGTTTCCCGAGGCGATCCGCGTCCTCTTCGACAGCGAGGACGCGTGGACGCCGCGGCTCGGGCCGCAGGTGCCGTCGATCCCGCGTGGCGCTGATCCGGAGTGGCGGATTTAG